One Candidatus Thermoplasmatota archaeon DNA window includes the following coding sequences:
- a CDS encoding 3-isopropylmalate dehydratase large subunit encodes MPGATMSEKILARVGGRPAGVKPGEVVTAKVDLVMSHDNAALIANIFKEIPVKGLFDPSKIVMTLDHRSPAPDIETATKQKAVRQFVKLANVGTFYDMKEGICHQVLPEKGHVMPGMHIVGTDSHSCTYGAFGAFAYGVGATEMAAVWAAGELWLRVPETMRVTIDGRLPKGVYAKDMTLAVIGNVTADGANYMAVEYEGSWIRDLAVSERMTLCNMGIEMGAKVAMIAPDARTLEYLRERGGEDTLARWPVVRSDAGARYADERRFDASKLEPQIACPHAVDNVHPVSSVLGKRVDQAFLGSCTNGRLDDLREAAAILKGRRVHDETRLIVTPASREVMMAAMADGTLATLMEAGAVVGTPGCGPCMGASGGILAPGERCISSSNRNFKGRMGSSQAEVYLASPATVAASALRGEIADPRDLVA; translated from the coding sequence ACGACAACGCGGCGCTCATCGCGAACATCTTCAAGGAGATCCCCGTGAAGGGCCTCTTCGACCCGTCGAAGATCGTGATGACGCTCGACCACCGCTCGCCCGCGCCGGACATCGAGACCGCGACGAAGCAGAAGGCGGTCCGCCAGTTCGTGAAGCTCGCGAACGTCGGCACGTTCTACGACATGAAGGAGGGCATCTGCCACCAGGTGCTTCCCGAGAAGGGCCACGTGATGCCCGGCATGCACATCGTCGGCACCGATTCCCACTCCTGCACCTACGGCGCGTTCGGCGCCTTCGCGTACGGCGTCGGCGCGACCGAGATGGCCGCCGTCTGGGCCGCGGGCGAGCTGTGGCTGCGCGTTCCCGAGACGATGCGCGTGACGATCGACGGAAGGCTTCCGAAGGGCGTCTACGCGAAGGACATGACGCTCGCGGTCATCGGGAACGTGACCGCGGACGGCGCGAACTACATGGCCGTCGAATACGAGGGCTCGTGGATCCGGGACCTCGCGGTCTCCGAGCGCATGACGCTCTGCAACATGGGCATCGAGATGGGCGCGAAGGTCGCGATGATCGCGCCGGACGCGCGCACGCTCGAGTATCTCCGCGAGCGCGGCGGCGAAGACACCCTCGCGCGCTGGCCCGTCGTCCGCTCGGACGCGGGCGCCCGCTATGCGGACGAGCGGCGCTTCGACGCCTCGAAGCTCGAGCCGCAGATCGCGTGCCCGCACGCGGTCGACAACGTCCACCCCGTCTCCTCGGTCCTCGGCAAGCGCGTCGACCAGGCGTTCCTCGGGTCCTGCACGAACGGCCGGCTCGACGACCTGCGCGAAGCCGCCGCGATCCTCAAGGGCCGCCGCGTCCACGACGAGACGCGCCTCATCGTCACCCCCGCGAGCCGCGAGGTCATGATGGCCGCGATGGCGGACGGGACCCTCGCGACCCTCATGGAGGCCGGCGCCGTCGTCGGCACCCCCGGATGCGGCCCGTGCATGGGCGCCTCCGGCGGCATCCTCGCGCCGGGCGAGCGCTGCATCTCGTCCTCGAACCGCAACTTCAAGGGCCGCATGGGCTCGAGCCAGGCCGAGGTCTACCTCGCCTCGCCCGCGACCGTCGCGGCCTCCGCGCTCCGGGGCGAGATCGCCGACCCGCGCGACCTCGTCGCGTGA